Genomic segment of Malus domestica chromosome 15, GDT2T_hap1:
TTCAAGCTCAAACCAAAACGAGAAAgatgaaaaggaaacaaaacagaACTAAACAAAACATCAAGAAAATATATACCTCTCGATCCATCAATAATGAAACACACTGGTGATAGTAATTCTTAGTAACCACCCGATCAACTTTAGCAACGATGTCATTAGGAGCAAATCTAAACTTGTTAAGGGCATCCTCACGACTCATCATCTGGATGGATCCCAAGATGGGGATGTGAGGTTCGATCTCTGGCCCACCAAACTCTGCCTGGAGGCCCTCCATCACCTTCTTGATTCTATGGGAAACATCAGCCGGTGGAATGGCCCAAACCGAATATGAGTACAACCTCTGGCAGCTTTCCCTCTTCCCGTCTACCATCACCATCGCATCTTCATCTTTATCTGAGCAAGTGTTCTCTATGCTCTTAAGCTTGTGGCTGCGTCCCATGACTGAAACTATGCTATTcacataaacaaaaatattcTCATCATCTTCTGTTTCAATGGGAATATGCTTAAGCTTTTTGGTACAAAGATTAAAGAAAACTACGTGTCCATCACTGTCAACCATAAGACactcattcccccacaattcCACAATTCTAGACCTACGTATCTGATCATCTGTGCCCTCAATAGTCAAGTATTTTGTCCAAGCACCCTTAAAGTCATCATCCATCACCCACATTTCATAAGGTTCAGGATATCGACGATCGTCCACACTAATGGCAAAAAAAGCAACTGATTCATTCCAAACAGTAAGCTTCAAATAGAGGTGATTCGATCAGACAAACTGTTGGAGCTCAGATGGTAAGGGTATACCGTGAAATACCTCACGACTTGTATCGAAGGAAATGATCAATCTCCCATTCGTATGGAATCGATGCCCAACTGCGTCAAATGGAAATAATTCCTTATCTTGCTCAATTCCCAGCCAATAACACATTCCCTTGAAGGACATCTGGAAATACTCAGGCCAAAACAAAGTAGTTTCGGTTTCTAAAGAATCTGTGTTGATCTCTTCCCAAAAATCACAACCCATGGTGTATACTATTGCTCTGTGCCGACTAAGAAAAGTCCGGCAGTCTTCATGTACCTCTTGAAAATAAGTAGTAAAGGTCACAACTTTGTACTCATTAGACATGGGGTCATAGCCAAATCCAGTATGAAAACCAGTTTCCATATGTTCTTGCCCATCGTAATCATCCGGCTGGTCTAAGGGCCACATTGGAAGGCATGGCTCATCGGGAATACGATTGAATTCCCCAATTCCGGGATTGCATAAAACTAGGCTACTCTCACTAGATAGTAAAACGATGCCATTGCAGTGGCCTTGAATAACAAATTGTTGTTCCGGCACTCCgatattttgaatcaaaattgAGGAATAATGATGTCCTGGACACCAACAAGAGAGCAGCTATTGCTATGCTCGTCATCAATATTATCATCGTCTTTGCAAAACTCAAGAAATGATAATACTTCTTCAGTCTCCTCCTTCTTAGTGGTGCTGTTACACTTgggctcctcctcctcctcctcatgcTGCCGCTGCACTACTAATCGCGCCAAAAAGACGTGGAGAGTGGTGAGATTGTTGTTCGCGGAGTTGGAGAGGTGCTTTGACACGAAACCCGGATTGTTGATGAGAGCAGACCACCATTTAGAGACACATTTGAATCGCATCAGAGTTTTGGGAGGCAGAGTTAGTAGGATTTTCACCAACATATCTTGTCCCATTTTCATTTTGCTGCTGCGACACTACTCGCGCTCTCCCTCTAACGATAAACAACAAATTATGAAAACTTTTTAATTAAGATTTCTAAGAAGAAAAAATCACAAACAGTAAACTGATTAAGATTTTAGATCAAATCTTTGATTAATTCTCGGAAGCAAGGTCCAATTACATACATCCTGATCTGCGTGTGTGCATATCATCACCATAGAAACTGATTAGGATTAGTACGTAaagattttaattaattgttgcAGAAATTACCAGAGACGAAAGAGACCCCCGGTGGAGAAGGAGTCGATGGAGGCCGCACCTGCTGGCTTTGTGTTCTGCTCTACGACCGTGATGATAGACCGAGTGTGAGAGATGCGTTTCTTGAACCCTCTACCTCAAAAGTTGGGCCCACCTAATTTCAtccattgctttctttgtgGCCCTCCGGTAGCGTTTGGTTCTGCGTTTGGTACGCGCAGAACAGGACAGTTGTTCCATTCTGCGTTTGGTAGCGCATGGACGGAACGGaaccaaaagattaaaatgactaaaataccCATGTTCCGTTCTGCGTTTGGTAGCGCATGGACAAAACAGAACCACAAtggctttttattatttttttattttctaagttGTTCAAATTTGAACACTATTATCcattatttgtttttcttggtCCAAATTTTAATAGGTATATATTGTGTTCCACATGCAAACccctttaaaatttgtaattttgggTAGTTACTTGTAGTTAacccttttattgttttttaaaacaaaatataattatcaaataagttatcagtttaaaaaaaaatattgattgAGCTTTCAAATTATGGGACAAATATGTATagttgtttgggcccaaaataatagtttgggccgagtgtagaaccattctcggcccggaaggccttgcgacaagaagaccatggatcgttcagcttATGGGCTTCCAAACCTAGGCCGGTTAGGTCAAAATGCAATGACAAGCCGAGTCCTGATACAATAGGGATTCTCGGCAGGATTAACAACCTAGAAGCGGATAGGGCTCgaataaggactaggttcacaatcctaatAAAAAcaggactggtcgaggtgatattgatccggagagggaaaaCCTAGTCCGAATAGGATTCTATCTCAGATTCGGggtccagtgctataaatagcgGAAGCTGTGCATCAGGAAAGCCCCGAcaaaatcaacacaaaattgccctgcgcaaactctcacaacttgagatctttttcttttcctttttcgctgacacatcttccgttggcatcaacagcactgtggaagcaaccggtgatatcttaagtcggcatagatagctctgtcaccgtagaattggtcggtctcgcagtatcttccgttggcatcaacagcactgcggcgagaacggtcgattacctatccaagtctcggtcgagaagggttttcgaatccttgttggtcgaggtcatctcattagccttctcggcgaggtgaggtgtcacagttattacattcggcacattgaaagccgaattcggttcgtgaactttgtaagaaatagcagccttgtcttcaggctcgagaacccaagaggccgagacgtgttcctttctcggccgcaatcgcaagacgcagaagtcagtagcgcgacccaacgcaacatcatcaaatttactcctcggccgagcctcggccgacgagttggcacgccccgcaatcaccgaaggacgtagttagcttagaatatactcggcctgcgcgccacgtaggcttggtagattttagggtcaacattttggcacgcccggtgggacccagtgctaaaactacgaagttcatgccaattgaaacgcgatcggtaaaaaagaaaacagctatgggaaaatcaacagccGATTTACCGATTCAGAACGTAGGAcaaagtgtgccacaggcgcagaatccccttagcgccgggacacctgagtccacaagtgcgactcgccgagaaagggaagttaatctcggcggtcaacaccgcagtctagaaatccctaacaggaacacttgtgttctcaatgaagggatagtggAGGATTGCGACGAGGATGGCggtgaaggatctgacccaccaacaaggtcgtttcttcgaaagcgactcgacgagcagtctcggtcagttGAGCAGACGTTTAGCCGAGGTATTGACAAGCTACATGACGTGATACTCAATTCCACTGAGCAGCAAACCAGActgctcgaaatgctggttagtaaaTTCAGTGACGGCAGGCCTTTCGATCCTTTCCAACGCttgccaccaagaaataatCCGTTACCAATGGTACAGGCCGAGCCAATTCCtgctcggcccaaaccaattgACTTGGAAAAGGTCGGAGGGTCAAATAGTAGGTCGGACGGAATCGACCAGAGggtcgaagcaacacctgttgatatgaccgaggttcagcggatgatcgactcggccatgaagaaagggccgaagtttcctaagtttatCCATCCGTACCCGGCCTACATAGAAACGTTCGGATATCCGAAAGGTTTCAAGATTccggattttagcctttttgccggtgaatcatccttgtcttcgttggagcacgtggctcgtttcaccgcgcaatgcggcgatgttcatagtgatttccataaattacggctgttcaacttctcgttgaccggctcggcatttgcttggtatatcaatctccctcctaattccatccaaaactgggaggagttggtcgagaaattccacgagcagttttatcgacCAGGGTTGGAGGTGTCGGTTTCttcattagcaaggatggctcaggcatcAGATGAGTCCCcgatggattatcttaccaggttcaaatcagccaggaattggtgccgagtacccttGCCCGAAGTCGAGTTCGTCcggcttgctttgaacggcctcgacgtcgaatacaaaaagaaattcttgggggcaaatgttcgggatatgtatgaattagcccaacatgtcgaacagtatgattatttgctccgcgaggaaaagatttcgaaaACTCCGTCtcgggggacgatttacaagaatcctacCGTCAGTTATGcgtcaaccgaggatgaatgcgttagtgtggatgcggctgagatagtaatagataagccatacgtttgcaaggcctTGACTCAAGTTGACTCCAGGGAAGTCAAAAgccgctcggccactgaaggaacattgaaaccgtcaaaagtgtatacttttgatattacaaaggctgacgcaatttttgatcaactgTTGTCAGCaaggatcatcaaacttcggcctggtcacaacattcccaaggccgaagagcttaaaggaaaggtgtattgcaaataccataattcaagtaaacatacgacaaacaattgtgtcgtatttcgagacaacgtccagagctggattgataatggaaaactgaaatttccagagaagaagatgagtattgATGCTGATCCTTTCCCCACAGCAACCGTGAATATGGTCGATGCATACTTacctaaggacaaaggaaaagggaaggccgAAGTTGTTGCGACGCAAGACTTTCGCActcagaattctcggccacgtttcatggccgattttcgttcgAACAAACCACCTACAGCTTTAACAGGACCCGCTATTGTTAAACCTATGAGGGATTATAGCACCGATGAAGATAGTGGGACGGCGGTTTTTTGCAGTAAATGTAGAGCGAAGGTCGGCAGTGAGCCAGAGGAGAAACCATCTTCGCCTATCACAGAACGACCTACGGCCGCAATTCAGCAAAAAGCAGCCGGCGTCGGCCGACAccaaggggtttttgataggctcggccCAAAAGTGAAGATGGAAGAGACATCCTCAgtcaggcggcgcctcgattttggCGCTTCATTTTATGACGAGGACTATTATACACGTAATTCTGGTAGTTCGGAATCGTCGCGGAgtcaaaaaaccttcaaacctcCCGAGCCTAAAGATTTACGTTGGTAcacatatcattcttcgaaaggcgtctacaccgcgttgtccaaatcccagaaacgccggcaccagaggatagattgcatggcccgtcggcaggcagcccaagaaacttcggcccctaaatggcggccgaaggacacaGTTGCTACTGGTGATGAACGACCATCTCCAgctattatgacagagttgggtCAGGGGAAACGGTTGGTCGACCGAGATATCGAGACCACGTTCGAAGAAgccgataaacggatcaaacttcttcttcgcccaggggagatgaaggcacgcctcgagcatttcaggcaagaggccgagAGCAAATTAGCCCAGCCAGCTATACAAGAACCGTTGattaaaattcgacggaatttgcatccacCATTCCTTGGGGAGGCTTTAGAATATATGCGCGAattccataagaaacattcggccaacgatctgtatggtttgccgaaagcatgccaggacaccattgatctagTCCTGACTTGTCCGGACGCCGAGCGCATCATCCAGAAGACCTCTGACCCGGGATTGAaggcaaggttccagcacatacgagaagcccgtgtccttggatttgaagtcgacccatacactgatatcgttgcagccgaccttcctttctcaatggaggatcttcagtatttacgatatcacttcgaagtatttTCAGCGGTTTCTCTCTTCGGTCTCACGACCGATGAAGTAGCACGTGTTGCacgtctggatgcttatctcgatACCAGAGATGCCCGGCTATACTACCAAGAGCAGGTGCAGGTCCTGACCCCAAGCACACTGTCGATCTCAACCTCGCCTGCGGCGGTCACACAGAACCAACAAGCTGCCGAAGCAGCACCGCAGGTTCAAACCCTCGAAGAAGGGACAGAGGAGTCTTTTTGTCCAACTCTGACAAAAACAGAGCCCGCAGTCGTCGACCAAACGAGGGATGAGGTTAGCGAGGAGGGTCCCAACCCGATGGGCCCGTCAGtcttggataacatggaaattagtatggtccatgtgttacctgctgattttcaatcaagcacggctcaaccgaatttcctcgatggtgatGTAGTCGCCGAGGAAACTGGCCATGTGGATTTTGTGTCTATTGCTGAAGATGAGTCAACAACGAAAGATGACAGTCTGAAGGCCGCTTTGACCGAATTATTTCCTCGTTCGTCATCGGCCGCACTccaccatttaaagccattgtatgtgacggcccacatcgagggatatcccgtttctaaagtttttgtcgactgtggcgCGACCGTCAATATCCTGcctctgaacatcatgaaggccttgcGTCGCTCGAAcgacgaacttattccgtcagggatcacaatgagtagtttcgtcggcgaCAAATCGCAAACCAAGGGtgtacttccgttaactgtgactaTTGCCGGTCGCACTCACATGACCGCTTTTTTTGtagttgattccaaaaccgagtataatgcactactcggtcgagattggattcatcaaaccagttgtattccttcctcattgtatcaagtgcttgttttttgggacggcaaatcggtcactgttcacccAGCCGATAACCAGCCCTTTGaaactaacatgatccaagcacggtattatgatgaccacgtcggctacattactttgcaaggcttcaatgatgaaggccggccgactcggatttctgtacagaaagctatcgaggttggcgccgagactgtccaccaggattcggcgagactcggattagccaATTTCCTCCCCGAGGCCGATGTCTGACACCGATCGAGAAgcacgtagggccgcggtttcatctactatggaacgactgctggcccattggtatactatatctaaacagccaaattcgggcgttaacctcgtcgagttcctggccgaaggagataatggtcctgttttgtctcttgataaaattcaagcCGCCCCGGCCGCGCTCGAAGACCatcggccccaagttaaggatcccctggaagagattaatgttgggacggccgatgacccacggcctttgtttattagtgctttacttccccaacaaatgaaagatgagcttcgtgccttgcttacggagttcaaagattgctttgcttggagctaccatgagatg
This window contains:
- the LOC114821801 gene encoding cyclic phosphodiesterase-like isoform X1 — encoded protein: MWVMDDDFKGAWTKYLTIEGTDDQIRRSRIVELWGNECLMVDSDGHVVFFNLCTKKLKHIPIETEDDENIFVYVNSIVSVMGRSHKLKSIENTCSDKDEDAMVMVDGKRESCQRLYSYSVWAIPPADVSHRIKKVMEGLQAEFGGPEIEPHIPILGSIQMMSREDALNKFRFAPNDIVAKVDRVVTKNYYHQCVSLLMDRELFENAQSWSYHFDFYNSSMPYLSLLYGKLTEEERKKAGEIVNILDESITSWTFPITHFALYEIDYDDRSLKSWTKIAKIDC
- the LOC114821801 gene encoding cyclic phosphodiesterase-like isoform X2 produces the protein MGRSHKLKSIENTCSDKDEDAMVMVDGKRESCQRLYSYSVWAIPPADVSHRIKKVMEGLQAEFGGPEIEPHIPILGSIQMMSREDALNKFRFAPNDIVAKVDRVVTKNYYHQCVSLLMDRELFENAQSWSYHFDFYNSSMPYLSLLYGKLTEEERKKAGEIVNILDESITSWTFPITHFALYEIDYDDRSLKSWTKIAKIDC
- the LOC114821312 gene encoding putative F-box protein At3g52320, yielding MWPLDQPDDYDGQEHMETGFHTGFGYDPMSNEYKVVTFTTYFQEVHEDCRTFLSRHRAIVYTMGCDFWEEINTDSLETETTLFWPEYFQMSFKGMCYWLGIEQDKELFPFDAVGHRFHTNGRLIISFDTSREVFHGIPLPSELQQFV